A genomic window from Blastococcus saxobsidens DD2 includes:
- a CDS encoding multifunctional oxoglutarate decarboxylase/oxoglutarate dehydrogenase thiamine pyrophosphate-binding subunit/dihydrolipoyllysine-residue succinyltransferase subunit — MSSSRPSSASSPVAGFGTNEWLVEEMYQQFLADPSSVDQAWHEFFADYRPGSPVGGGDRGEAPAGDGAPAAAPKQAAPKQAAPATPAPEAPAAAKKPDVPRPAAGSQPTGSSPVQKSSQPAAKAAPKLPVADGSQSPLRGAAAAVVKNMNASLTVPTATSVRAVPAKLLADNRIVINNHLARARGGKISFTHLIGYALIRALEAFPNMNSAFAEVDGKPVLVQPEHVNFGLAIDLPKPDGSRSLVVASIKGAEEMDFAGFWAAYEDIIRRARNNKLTMEDFSGTTISLTNPGTIGTNHSVPRLTAGQGAIIGVGAMEYPAEFQGMSPEVLTEMGISKIITLTSTYDHRIIQGAESGDFLRKLHALLLGEDGFYDEVFRSLRIPYEPVRWMPDVRVTREGQIDKEARVIEVIEAYRRNGHLMADTDPLEFKVRTHPDLDILEHGLTLWDLDRRFPVGGFAGERLMPLRDILGVLRNSYCRTVGVEYMHITDPEEREWLQQRIEVKHEQPDREKQKHILGRLNAAEAFETFLQTKYVGQKRFSLEGGESVIPILDEVLIAGTDHGLDEVAIGMAHRGRLNVLANVLGKSYAKIFGEFEGNIDPGTVQGSGDVKYHLGATGRFRNPFQPDAEIAVSLASNPSHLETVNPVLEGIVRAKQDMIDKGEEGFTVLPVLLHGDSAFAGQGVVQETLNLSQLRGYRTGGTVHVVINNQVGFTTSPGSARSTLYSTDVARMVNAPIFHVNGDDPEACVRVARLAIEYRQKFKKDVVIDLVCYRRRGHNEGDDPSMTQPQMYDIIDRKRSVRKLYTEALVGRGDITLEEAEEALKDYRGQLERAFAETHDAQDSSKPEPVMDPRTPEQSQVKTAITPEVLKAIGDAHVSFPPDFTPHPKLQKMLERRAAMASEGGIDWAMGELLAFGSLLMDGVPVRLAGQDSRRGTFVQRHSVLIDRENGDEYTPLANLTEEQAKFFVYDSLLSEYAAVGFEYGYSVANPQALVLWEAQFGDFVDGAQMVIDEFISSGEAKWGQRSGVVMLLPHGMEGQGPDHSSGRIERFLQLSAENNMTVANCTTPGNYFHLLRRQALSDVHRPLVIFTPKSLLRAKAAVSPVSDFTEENFRPVLPDTGVGGEPLEASAVTRVLLCSGKVAYDLMAQREADGRADTAVVRVEQLYPLPAEQIRAELERYPNASDVVWVQEEPANMGAWQFMAVNLPEELPADRKLRRVSRRASASPAVGSAKVHEVEQRTLVAEAFAD, encoded by the coding sequence GTGAGTTCATCCCGACCGTCGTCCGCCTCGTCCCCGGTCGCCGGTTTCGGCACCAACGAGTGGCTGGTCGAGGAGATGTACCAGCAGTTCCTCGCCGACCCGTCCAGCGTCGATCAGGCGTGGCACGAGTTCTTCGCCGACTACCGGCCGGGCAGTCCGGTCGGTGGCGGCGACCGAGGCGAGGCGCCGGCCGGTGACGGCGCGCCCGCGGCGGCCCCGAAGCAGGCGGCCCCGAAGCAGGCGGCCCCGGCCACTCCCGCGCCGGAGGCGCCCGCCGCCGCGAAGAAGCCCGACGTCCCGCGCCCGGCCGCCGGGTCCCAGCCGACGGGGAGCTCGCCCGTGCAGAAGTCCAGCCAGCCCGCCGCCAAGGCCGCGCCCAAGCTCCCGGTCGCGGACGGCAGCCAGTCGCCGCTGCGCGGCGCCGCCGCCGCGGTGGTCAAGAACATGAACGCGTCGCTGACCGTGCCGACGGCGACCAGCGTGCGCGCGGTGCCGGCCAAGCTCCTGGCCGACAACCGCATCGTCATCAACAACCACCTGGCCCGCGCGCGCGGCGGCAAGATCTCGTTCACCCACCTGATCGGTTACGCGCTGATCCGGGCGCTCGAGGCGTTCCCGAACATGAACAGCGCCTTCGCCGAGGTCGACGGCAAGCCGGTGCTCGTGCAGCCGGAGCACGTCAACTTCGGCCTGGCCATCGATCTGCCGAAGCCCGACGGCTCCCGCTCGCTGGTGGTGGCCTCCATCAAGGGCGCCGAGGAGATGGACTTCGCCGGCTTCTGGGCCGCCTACGAGGACATCATCCGCCGGGCCCGGAACAACAAGCTGACGATGGAGGACTTCTCCGGCACCACGATCAGCCTGACCAACCCGGGCACGATCGGCACCAACCACTCGGTGCCGCGGCTCACCGCCGGCCAGGGCGCGATCATCGGCGTGGGGGCCATGGAGTACCCGGCCGAGTTCCAGGGGATGAGCCCCGAGGTGCTCACCGAGATGGGCATCTCGAAGATCATCACGCTGACCTCGACCTACGACCACCGGATCATCCAGGGCGCGGAGTCCGGCGACTTCCTGCGGAAGCTGCACGCGCTGCTGCTGGGTGAGGACGGCTTCTACGACGAGGTCTTCCGCTCCCTGCGAATCCCCTACGAGCCGGTGCGCTGGATGCCGGACGTGCGGGTCACGCGCGAGGGGCAGATCGACAAGGAAGCCCGCGTCATCGAGGTCATCGAGGCCTACCGGCGCAACGGCCACCTGATGGCCGACACCGACCCGCTCGAGTTCAAGGTCCGCACCCACCCCGACCTCGACATCCTCGAGCACGGCCTGACCCTGTGGGACCTGGACCGCCGGTTCCCCGTGGGCGGCTTCGCCGGTGAGCGACTCATGCCGCTGCGCGACATCCTCGGCGTGCTGCGCAACTCCTACTGCCGCACGGTCGGCGTGGAGTACATGCACATCACCGACCCCGAGGAGCGCGAGTGGCTCCAGCAGCGCATCGAGGTCAAGCACGAGCAGCCCGACCGGGAGAAGCAGAAGCACATCCTGGGCCGGCTCAACGCCGCCGAGGCGTTCGAGACGTTCCTGCAGACGAAGTACGTCGGGCAGAAGCGGTTCTCCCTCGAGGGCGGCGAGTCGGTCATCCCGATCCTCGACGAGGTGCTCATCGCCGGCACCGACCACGGCCTCGACGAGGTCGCGATCGGCATGGCGCACCGCGGCCGGCTCAACGTGCTCGCGAACGTGCTGGGCAAGAGCTACGCGAAGATCTTCGGCGAGTTCGAGGGCAACATCGATCCGGGCACGGTCCAGGGCTCCGGTGACGTGAAGTACCACCTCGGCGCCACCGGCAGGTTCCGCAACCCGTTCCAGCCCGACGCCGAGATCGCCGTCTCGCTGGCCAGCAACCCGAGCCACCTGGAGACGGTGAATCCCGTCCTCGAGGGCATCGTGCGGGCCAAGCAGGACATGATCGACAAGGGCGAGGAGGGCTTCACCGTCCTCCCGGTCCTGCTGCACGGTGACTCCGCGTTCGCCGGGCAGGGCGTGGTCCAGGAGACGCTGAACCTCTCCCAGCTGCGCGGTTACCGCACCGGCGGCACGGTCCACGTGGTCATCAACAACCAGGTCGGGTTCACCACCAGCCCCGGCTCCGCGCGCTCGACGCTCTACTCCACCGACGTCGCGCGGATGGTCAACGCGCCGATCTTCCACGTCAACGGCGACGACCCCGAGGCGTGCGTCCGGGTGGCGCGGCTGGCGATCGAGTACCGGCAGAAGTTCAAGAAGGACGTCGTCATCGACCTCGTCTGCTACCGCCGCCGGGGGCACAACGAGGGCGACGACCCCTCGATGACCCAGCCGCAGATGTACGACATCATCGACCGCAAGCGCTCGGTCCGGAAGCTCTACACCGAGGCGCTGGTCGGCCGCGGCGACATCACCCTCGAGGAGGCCGAGGAGGCACTCAAGGACTACCGCGGTCAGCTCGAGCGGGCGTTCGCCGAGACCCACGACGCGCAGGACTCCTCGAAGCCCGAGCCGGTCATGGACCCGCGCACCCCGGAGCAGTCGCAGGTGAAGACCGCGATCACCCCCGAGGTGCTCAAAGCCATCGGCGACGCGCACGTCTCCTTCCCGCCGGACTTCACCCCGCACCCGAAGCTGCAGAAGATGCTCGAGCGTCGCGCGGCGATGGCCAGCGAGGGCGGCATCGACTGGGCGATGGGCGAGCTGCTGGCCTTCGGATCGCTGCTCATGGACGGCGTCCCCGTGCGCCTGGCGGGCCAGGACTCGCGCCGCGGCACGTTCGTGCAGCGCCACTCGGTGCTCATCGACCGGGAGAACGGCGATGAGTACACCCCGCTGGCCAACCTCACCGAGGAGCAGGCGAAGTTCTTCGTCTACGACTCGTTGCTGTCCGAGTACGCCGCAGTCGGCTTCGAGTACGGCTACTCGGTGGCCAACCCCCAGGCGCTGGTGCTCTGGGAGGCGCAGTTCGGCGACTTCGTCGACGGGGCGCAGATGGTCATCGACGAGTTCATCAGCTCCGGCGAGGCCAAGTGGGGCCAGCGCTCCGGCGTCGTCATGCTCCTGCCGCACGGCATGGAGGGGCAGGGCCCCGACCACTCCAGCGGCCGGATCGAGCGGTTCCTGCAGCTGTCGGCCGAGAACAACATGACGGTCGCCAACTGCACGACGCCCGGCAACTACTTCCACCTGCTCCGCCGCCAGGCGCTGTCGGACGTGCACCGGCCGCTGGTCATCTTCACGCCGAAGTCGCTGCTGCGGGCCAAGGCCGCGGTCAGCCCCGTCAGCGACTTCACCGAGGAGAACTTCCGCCCGGTGCTGCCCGACACCGGCGTCGGCGGCGAGCCCCTCGAGGCATCCGCGGTCACGCGGGTGCTGCTGTGCAGCGGCAAGGTCGCCTACGACCTGATGGCGCAGCGGGAGGCCGACGGCCGCGCCGACACCGCCGTGGTGCGGGTCGAGCAGCTGTACCCGCTGCCGGCCGAGCAGATTCGTGCGGAGCTCGAGCGCTACCCGAACGCCTCCGACGTCGTCTGGGTGCAGGAGGAGCCGGCCAACATGGGGGCCTGGCAGTTCATGGCGGTCAACCTGCCCGAGGAGCTGCCGGCCGACCGGAAGCTGCGGCGGGTCAGCCGCCGGGCGTCGGCCAGCCCGGCCGTGGGCTCGGCGAAGGTGCACGAGGTCGAGCAGCGCACGCTGGTCGCCGAGGCCTTCGCCGACTGA
- a CDS encoding DUF6104 family protein, translated as MYFTDRGLEELAERRGGEQVTLAWLADQMQAFVDQHPDFEVPVERLATWLARGGTDDDELDD; from the coding sequence ATGTACTTCACCGACAGGGGCCTCGAGGAGCTGGCCGAGCGGCGGGGCGGGGAGCAGGTCACCCTCGCCTGGCTGGCCGACCAGATGCAGGCGTTCGTCGACCAGCACCCTGACTTCGAGGTGCCGGTCGAGCGGCTGGCCACCTGGCTGGCCCGCGGCGGCACGGACGACGACGAGCTGGACGACTGA
- a CDS encoding metal-dependent hydrolase, whose protein sequence is MLGHSHALSGLAAGAATLPWAPVQGAVAQGAWIAAVGGFAMLPDLDHRNSTVSDMWGPVTDVPAGAIGALSGGHRWGTHDAILAPLAFGALAVLAAGAFWSTYLLMALAIGLALRALHFVIPGRTETTILGNLVLSWGGAWLLLDHMSSPAWLPWAVAAGVLTHVLGDAITTAGVPVPVLWLIKRKRLALSPIRTGAGVEKMALVPLFVVATLVFAYSNTGLHLAVDPLVDRLLSAG, encoded by the coding sequence GTGCTCGGTCACTCGCATGCGCTCTCGGGTCTCGCCGCCGGCGCCGCGACCCTGCCCTGGGCCCCGGTGCAGGGTGCGGTCGCCCAGGGCGCTTGGATCGCCGCCGTCGGGGGGTTCGCGATGCTGCCGGACCTCGACCACCGCAACTCCACGGTGTCGGACATGTGGGGCCCGGTGACCGACGTACCGGCGGGGGCGATCGGGGCGCTGTCCGGCGGGCACCGCTGGGGCACCCACGACGCGATCCTCGCCCCGCTGGCCTTCGGCGCCCTCGCGGTGCTCGCCGCCGGCGCGTTCTGGTCCACCTACCTGCTGATGGCGCTGGCCATCGGGCTGGCGCTGCGGGCGCTGCACTTCGTCATCCCCGGGCGGACCGAGACGACGATCCTCGGCAACCTGGTCCTGTCCTGGGGCGGCGCGTGGCTGCTGCTGGACCACATGAGCAGCCCGGCGTGGCTGCCGTGGGCGGTGGCCGCCGGCGTCCTGACGCACGTCCTCGGCGACGCGATCACCACCGCCGGCGTACCGGTGCCGGTGCTGTGGCTGATCAAGCGGAAGCGGCTGGCCCTCTCCCCCATCCGCACCGGTGCCGGGGTGGAGAAGATGGCGCTGGTGCCGCTGTTCGTGGTCGCCACCCTCGTGTTCGCCTACAGCAACACCGGCCTGCACCTGGCCGTCGACCCGCTGGTGGACCGCCTGCTCAGCGCCGGCTGA
- a CDS encoding RtcB family protein: MERLSDKLLNWASILDDETLKQAERTASLDIVDPHVALMPDAHLGKGATVGSVLPTRAAIIPAAVGVDIGCGMIAVRTPWSADEVRARGPLAPLRGDIERAVPLSAGRYNKKLTETARRRVVELEATAEGLGDRVLHSVTTTAPNWAMQLGSLGSGNHFIELTADEQDRVWLFLHSGSRGVGNKIAQKHVAIAQEQARRDGLDLPDRDLAWLDEGTPEFDRYIAELRWAQHFALLNREEMMDRVADCLARHMRADGTPELERINAHHNFTQHERHFGQDLWVSRKGAIQAQKGQAGLIPGSMGTASYVVSGLGNPESLESSPHGAGRVFSRTRARKTFTRAQLEESMRGIEWRHSDAFLDEIPAAYKDVDQVMADAADLVEVRHTLRQLVNVKGD; encoded by the coding sequence GTGGAAAGACTGTCCGACAAACTCCTGAACTGGGCCAGCATCCTCGACGACGAGACGCTGAAGCAGGCCGAGCGCACCGCCTCCCTCGACATCGTCGACCCGCACGTCGCGCTCATGCCCGACGCACACCTGGGCAAGGGCGCGACCGTCGGCTCGGTGCTACCGACGCGGGCGGCGATCATCCCGGCGGCGGTCGGCGTCGACATCGGCTGCGGCATGATCGCCGTCCGCACCCCGTGGTCGGCGGACGAGGTGCGGGCCCGCGGCCCGCTCGCGCCGCTGCGCGGCGACATCGAGCGCGCCGTCCCGCTGTCGGCGGGGCGCTACAACAAGAAGCTGACCGAGACCGCCCGCCGCCGGGTCGTCGAGCTCGAGGCCACGGCCGAGGGGCTCGGCGACCGCGTCCTGCACTCGGTGACGACGACGGCGCCGAACTGGGCGATGCAGCTGGGCAGCCTAGGCTCGGGCAACCACTTCATCGAACTGACCGCCGACGAACAGGACCGCGTCTGGCTCTTCCTGCACTCCGGCAGCCGCGGGGTGGGCAACAAGATCGCCCAGAAGCACGTCGCTATCGCCCAGGAGCAGGCCCGCCGGGACGGGCTCGACCTGCCCGACCGCGACCTCGCCTGGCTCGACGAGGGCACCCCGGAGTTCGACCGATACATCGCCGAGCTGCGGTGGGCGCAGCACTTCGCGCTGCTCAACCGCGAGGAGATGATGGACCGGGTCGCCGACTGCCTAGCCCGGCACATGCGGGCCGACGGCACGCCGGAGCTCGAGCGGATCAACGCCCACCACAACTTCACCCAGCACGAGCGGCACTTCGGCCAGGACCTCTGGGTGTCCCGCAAGGGCGCCATCCAGGCGCAGAAGGGGCAGGCGGGCCTCATCCCCGGCTCGATGGGGACGGCGAGCTACGTGGTCAGCGGGCTCGGCAACCCGGAGTCGCTGGAGTCCTCGCCGCACGGCGCCGGGCGGGTGTTCTCGCGGACCCGGGCGAGGAAGACGTTCACCCGCGCCCAGCTGGAGGAGTCGATGCGCGGCATCGAGTGGCGGCACAGCGACGCCTTCCTCGACGAGATCCCCGCGGCGTACAAGGACGTGGACCAGGTCATGGCCGACGCCGCGGATCTGGTGGAGGTCCGGCACACGCTGCGCCAGCTGGTCAACGTGAAGGGCGACTGA
- a CDS encoding MFS transporter: MTAVPSIPRLSRGTQLGYALGSVGTAAFGTVPGLLLLYYLTDVLGVAAGIAGLVVFAPKAWDVLLNPWIGSRSDRTESRWGPRRPWMLAGGVTLPLLFVLVFAGPGAPPALAAGWVAVTFLLAATAYGCFQVPYVAQPAEITDDPGERATLMSWRVAALALGILLAGAGAPAVVDAFGGGRGGYLAMAVFVALLLALGMLGAVAGTRRAPTLTRVRSEARLLPTLRLAWRSRPFRVLLAGFVLQALGIGVMLAGVPYYSEQVLGDPAAGTVLFVALVAPAILVMPLWLRVSRRLGKRKGLLLSAAVFVFGAGSVVVWDDFGPAGAYAAVVLVGIGYAGMQMFPLAMLPDVIAADEATSGQRRAGVFTGVWTAAETLGLAIGPGLLGGLLALAGYVSSTGDEVVTQGTAAAVTVELGLSVVPALLVLLSLPVLARYRLDPVPTQEVPA, translated from the coding sequence GTGACCGCCGTCCCCTCGATCCCTCGCCTGTCCCGGGGCACGCAGCTGGGCTACGCGCTGGGATCGGTCGGGACGGCGGCGTTCGGGACCGTGCCGGGGCTGCTGCTCCTGTACTACCTGACCGACGTGCTCGGCGTCGCCGCGGGGATCGCCGGGCTGGTGGTCTTCGCGCCGAAGGCCTGGGACGTGCTGCTCAACCCGTGGATCGGCAGCCGCTCGGACCGCACGGAGAGCCGCTGGGGGCCCCGCCGCCCGTGGATGCTGGCCGGCGGGGTCACCCTCCCCCTGCTGTTCGTGCTGGTCTTCGCCGGGCCGGGTGCTCCCCCGGCCCTGGCGGCGGGCTGGGTGGCGGTCACCTTCCTGCTGGCGGCGACCGCCTACGGCTGCTTCCAGGTGCCCTACGTCGCCCAGCCGGCCGAGATCACCGACGATCCGGGTGAGCGGGCGACGCTGATGTCCTGGCGGGTCGCGGCCCTGGCGCTCGGCATCCTGCTGGCCGGGGCGGGGGCACCGGCCGTCGTCGACGCATTCGGCGGCGGGCGGGGCGGCTACCTGGCCATGGCGGTCTTCGTCGCCCTGCTGCTCGCGCTCGGCATGCTCGGCGCGGTGGCCGGGACGCGGCGGGCGCCGACGCTCACCCGGGTGCGCAGCGAGGCCCGGCTGCTGCCCACCCTCCGGCTGGCGTGGCGGTCCCGGCCGTTCCGGGTGCTCCTGGCCGGCTTCGTCCTCCAGGCGCTGGGCATCGGCGTGATGCTGGCCGGGGTGCCCTACTACTCGGAGCAGGTGCTCGGGGACCCGGCCGCCGGCACGGTGCTGTTCGTCGCGCTCGTGGCGCCGGCGATCCTGGTCATGCCGCTGTGGCTGCGGGTCAGCCGCCGTCTCGGCAAGCGCAAGGGGCTACTGCTCTCCGCGGCCGTGTTCGTCTTCGGGGCCGGGAGCGTGGTGGTCTGGGACGACTTCGGTCCGGCCGGGGCGTATGCAGCCGTCGTCCTGGTCGGCATCGGCTACGCCGGCATGCAGATGTTCCCGCTGGCGATGCTCCCCGACGTCATCGCCGCCGACGAGGCGACGTCGGGGCAGCGCCGGGCGGGCGTCTTCACCGGCGTCTGGACCGCGGCGGAGACCCTCGGCCTGGCGATCGGCCCCGGCCTGCTCGGCGGCCTGCTGGCGCTGGCCGGATACGTCTCCTCCACGGGCGACGAGGTGGTCACCCAGGGCACGGCGGCCGCCGTGACGGTCGAGCTCGGTCTCAGCGTCGTCCCGGCCCTGCTCGTCCTGCTCAGCCTGCCCGTCCTCGCCCGCTACCGGCTCGATCCCGTCCCCACCCAGGAGGTCCCCGCGTGA
- a CDS encoding pyridoxal phosphate-dependent decarboxylase family protein, translated as MNPQDVLAELTALQSGDVPTHGGATMAYVYDSGRPDVDELAAAAQVAFQWTNALDPTAFPSVARIENDLVGAALALLGGGPDAVGTLTSGGTESCQLAVLAAREQWRARGGTGRPRLLLPVTAHAAFRKAAHLFGIEVVDIPVDRDTCRADPSAVVRQLDERTVLVVVSAPSYPHGVLDPVGQIAGLAAAAGVPCHVDACIGGWILPFLDDVPEPFDLSVTGVTSLSVDLHKYGYAPKGVSVLLTATPELRHAHWFSTAGWPGYPVVNPTLAGTRPAGAMAAAWAVHRWLGTGGYRELARSARQATVQLADGVAGIRGLRVVGRPVATLVALAEDGPDGVDVLNLADEMTARGWLLQPQPPFAQPAGELPATLHLTVTAATAGRVDALLTDLADAARSAAALPRPVPDRDLVAAAATIDPAALTVAEVEALLELAGVAGGALPERMAPVHALVAALPRPVAERLLAGVLGRVYRPSVSG; from the coding sequence GTGAACCCGCAGGACGTGCTCGCCGAGCTCACCGCGCTGCAGTCCGGCGACGTGCCCACCCACGGCGGCGCGACGATGGCCTACGTCTACGACTCCGGGCGTCCGGACGTCGACGAGCTGGCCGCCGCCGCCCAGGTGGCGTTCCAGTGGACCAACGCGCTGGATCCGACCGCCTTCCCGAGCGTTGCCCGCATCGAGAACGACCTCGTCGGCGCGGCACTGGCGCTGCTGGGCGGCGGACCGGACGCCGTCGGCACGCTGACCAGCGGTGGCACGGAGAGCTGCCAGCTGGCCGTCCTCGCCGCCCGCGAGCAGTGGCGGGCCCGGGGCGGGACCGGACGCCCCCGGCTGCTGCTCCCGGTCACCGCGCACGCGGCCTTCCGCAAGGCCGCGCACCTGTTCGGGATCGAGGTCGTCGACATACCGGTCGACCGCGACACCTGCCGGGCCGACCCGTCGGCGGTGGTGCGGCAGCTGGACGAGCGGACGGTGCTGGTGGTCGTCAGCGCCCCGTCCTACCCGCACGGCGTGCTCGACCCGGTGGGCCAGATCGCCGGGCTGGCGGCCGCCGCCGGAGTGCCCTGCCACGTCGATGCCTGCATCGGCGGCTGGATCCTGCCCTTCCTCGACGACGTCCCCGAGCCGTTCGACCTGTCGGTGACCGGCGTGACGTCGCTGTCGGTGGACCTGCACAAGTACGGCTACGCACCCAAGGGCGTCTCGGTGCTGCTCACCGCGACGCCGGAGCTGCGGCACGCGCACTGGTTCAGCACCGCGGGCTGGCCCGGCTACCCGGTGGTGAACCCGACCCTGGCCGGCACCCGGCCCGCCGGGGCCATGGCGGCGGCGTGGGCAGTGCACCGGTGGCTGGGCACCGGCGGCTACCGGGAGCTGGCCCGGAGCGCCCGGCAGGCCACGGTGCAGCTCGCCGACGGGGTCGCCGGCATCCGCGGCCTGCGGGTGGTCGGCCGGCCGGTGGCCACGCTGGTGGCGCTGGCCGAGGACGGGCCGGACGGCGTCGACGTGCTCAACCTCGCCGACGAGATGACCGCCCGCGGGTGGCTGCTCCAGCCACAGCCCCCGTTCGCCCAGCCCGCGGGCGAGCTGCCGGCGACCCTGCACCTCACGGTCACCGCCGCGACCGCCGGTCGGGTGGACGCGCTCCTGACCGACCTCGCCGACGCCGCGCGATCGGCGGCCGCGCTCCCCCGTCCCGTCCCCGATCGCGACCTGGTCGCCGCCGCCGCGACGATCGACCCGGCGGCGCTGACCGTGGCCGAGGTGGAGGCGCTGCTGGAGCTCGCCGGGGTCGCCGGCGGCGCGCTGCCCGAGCGCATGGCCCCGGTGCACGCACTGGTCGCCGCGCTGCCCCGGCCGGTCGCCGAGCGGCTGCTGGCCGGGGTGCTCGGCCGGGTCTACCGGCCCAGCGTCAGCGGGTGA
- a CDS encoding NAD(P)-dependent malic enzyme, giving the protein MSGNAGPEQHVSSDRFADDPAFAVHEGGKLSVAAIRSIASIADLALTYTPGVARVSSAIAAEPELARRFTWAPRVVAVVSDGTAVLGLGNIGPAAALPVMEGKACLFSEFAGLSSVPIVLSTTDVDAIVETVAAIAPSFGGINLEDISAPRCFEIEARLRDRLDIPVMHDDQHGTAIVVLAALRNAAKVVGRELSDLRVVVAGAGAAGVACTKILLEAGVGDIAVADSQGILHPGREALTGTKQWLVDHTNEAGFAGSMVGALEGADVYVGVSGGTVPEAAIASMAENCIVFSLANPIPEVDPEMAAKYAAVVATGRSDLPNQINNVLAFPGVFRGAIDAGATGITEEMKLAAATAIADVVGEDLRPDYIVPSPLDRRVATAVATAVAACAREQGITR; this is encoded by the coding sequence ATGAGCGGAAATGCCGGGCCCGAGCAGCACGTCAGCAGCGACCGCTTCGCCGACGACCCGGCGTTCGCGGTGCACGAGGGCGGCAAGCTCTCCGTAGCCGCCATCCGCTCGATCGCCTCGATCGCCGATCTCGCGCTCACCTACACCCCCGGTGTCGCCCGGGTGTCCAGCGCCATCGCCGCCGAGCCGGAGCTCGCCCGTCGGTTCACCTGGGCGCCGCGCGTGGTCGCCGTCGTCTCCGACGGCACCGCGGTGCTGGGGCTCGGGAACATCGGCCCCGCAGCGGCGCTGCCGGTGATGGAGGGCAAGGCCTGCCTGTTCAGCGAGTTCGCCGGGCTGTCCTCGGTCCCCATCGTGCTGTCGACCACCGACGTCGACGCGATCGTCGAGACCGTCGCCGCGATCGCCCCTTCCTTCGGCGGCATCAACCTCGAGGACATCAGCGCCCCCCGCTGCTTCGAGATCGAGGCCCGGCTGCGCGACCGGCTGGACATCCCGGTCATGCACGACGACCAGCACGGGACGGCGATCGTCGTGCTCGCCGCGCTGCGCAACGCGGCCAAGGTCGTCGGCCGGGAGCTCTCCGACCTGCGGGTGGTCGTCGCCGGTGCCGGTGCCGCCGGTGTGGCCTGCACCAAGATCCTGCTGGAGGCGGGGGTCGGCGACATCGCCGTCGCCGATTCGCAGGGGATCCTGCACCCGGGGCGCGAGGCGCTGACCGGCACCAAGCAGTGGCTGGTGGATCACACCAACGAGGCCGGCTTCGCCGGGTCCATGGTCGGGGCGCTCGAGGGCGCCGACGTCTACGTCGGCGTCTCCGGTGGCACGGTGCCGGAAGCGGCGATCGCCTCGATGGCCGAGAACTGCATCGTCTTCTCGCTGGCCAACCCCATCCCCGAGGTCGATCCGGAGATGGCGGCGAAGTACGCCGCCGTCGTCGCCACCGGTCGCAGCGACCTGCCGAACCAGATCAACAACGTGCTGGCGTTCCCCGGCGTCTTCCGGGGTGCCATCGACGCCGGCGCGACCGGCATCACCGAGGAGATGAAGCTCGCGGCCGCCACCGCGATCGCCGACGTGGTGGGGGAGGACCTGCGGCCGGACTACATCGTGCCCAGTCCGCTGGACCGCCGGGTCGCCACCGCCGTCGCCACCGCCGTCGCCGCCTGCGCCCGCGAGCAGGGCATCACCCGCTGA
- a CDS encoding S26 family signal peptidase: MIDGDSAREHANGPVQPLPSAWALVRVSGPSMSPTVRSGDRLLARRVRPGSRPAGRVRPGDVVLAGFPARPELLVVKRVRRAVAGGHWVEGDNPFATDDSRSFGPAVVVGRVVGRLWPRPGRLPGRP; the protein is encoded by the coding sequence GTGATCGACGGCGACAGTGCGAGAGAGCACGCGAACGGCCCGGTGCAGCCGCTGCCGAGTGCGTGGGCCCTGGTGCGGGTGAGCGGGCCGTCGATGTCCCCGACCGTGCGCTCCGGTGATCGGCTGCTCGCCCGCCGGGTGCGGCCGGGGAGCCGGCCGGCGGGGCGGGTGCGGCCGGGCGACGTCGTCCTGGCCGGGTTTCCGGCGCGGCCGGAGCTCCTGGTGGTCAAACGGGTGCGCCGGGCCGTCGCCGGCGGGCACTGGGTCGAGGGCGACAACCCGTTCGCCACCGACGACAGCCGCTCGTTCGGCCCGGCCGTGGTCGTCGGCCGGGTCGTGGGGCGGCTGTGGCCGCGGCCGGGCCGGCTGCCCGGGCGGCCCTAG
- the sodN gene encoding superoxide dismutase, Ni, with product MRLTRMFSAVEATAHCDLPCGVYDPAQARIEAESVKGIQEKYQANDDPVFRTRAIMIKEQRAELVKHHLWVLWTDYFKPPHFEKYPQLHELFNKATKQAGAAGGKGSMDPAEGQKLLDYIAEIDKIFWETKAAA from the coding sequence ATGCGTCTCACCCGCATGTTCTCCGCCGTGGAGGCCACCGCGCACTGCGACCTCCCCTGCGGCGTGTACGACCCGGCCCAGGCCCGCATCGAGGCGGAATCCGTCAAGGGCATCCAGGAGAAGTACCAGGCCAACGATGACCCGGTCTTCCGCACCCGCGCCATCATGATCAAGGAGCAGCGGGCGGAGCTGGTCAAGCACCACCTGTGGGTGCTGTGGACCGACTACTTCAAGCCGCCGCACTTCGAGAAGTACCCGCAGCTGCACGAGCTGTTCAACAAGGCCACCAAGCAGGCCGGCGCGGCCGGCGGCAAGGGCAGCATGGACCCCGCCGAGGGCCAGAAGCTGCTCGACTACATCGCCGAGATCGACAAGATCTTCTGGGAGACGAAGGCCGCCGCCTGA